In the genome of Drosophila pseudoobscura strain MV-25-SWS-2005 chromosome 3, UCI_Dpse_MV25, whole genome shotgun sequence, one region contains:
- the LOC6898070 gene encoding uncharacterized protein has product MSVLQYCLAVSVKRFKRSKSNTHINKMAPREKVEFVLVRLSYVPYIHPLYPRISYQIRKHPPTGSVVQVRDWFEHVMLREHSKLPPGVNLRYSEWRIITGDVDLFKVEGCRFDKIMLVLGEENISWVFYQNMPLHRRIEGSACLPVSYCGCCLNNQYLDIMKKIKQTLSRTKLR; this is encoded by the exons ATGTCTGTTCTTCAGTATTGCCTAGCAGTGTCTGTGAAGCGTTTCAAGCGCTCTAAATCGAATACACATATTAATAAGATGGCTCCGCGTGAAAAAGTTGAATTCGTTTTAGTTCGCCTGTCGTATGTGCCATATAT CCATCCTTTATATCCACGCATCAGCTATCAGATTAGAAAACACCCTCCAACAGGGTCAGTTGTACAAGTCCGTGATTGGTTCGAGCATGTAATGCTAAGAGAACATTCGAAACTTCCACCTGGTGTTAATCTGCGCTACTCCGAGTGGCGCATTATCACCGGGGACGTGGATCTCTTCAAGGTGGAGGGCTGTCGCTTCGACAAGATCATGTTGGTGCTCGGCGAGGAGAACATATCATGGGTGTTCTATCAAAACATGCCACTACATCGTCGCATCGAGGGAAGTGCTTGCTTACCAGTAAGctactgcggctgctgcctcaACAATCAGTACTTGGATATAATGAAGAAGATTAAGCAAACTCTGTCGAGAACGAAATTGcgataa
- the LOC4803402 gene encoding RNA-binding protein 28, with the protein MELKKMKAIKDTTDESTREAGEDKSKKRRNPFNTQRLKEEKERRQKKRARLIVRNISYKSTDASLREYFSKWGTLEDVNILKRGDGKLVGCAFVQYETINQATKAILKTNGKDLQGRKIFVDWALGKNEYSAKNPKDEEPEEKKPKVEIKDESGEEPIVETNEHAASKDGSEDAEEASDSASNEGEEDSEGSDGDDDEDDSDDDKDQKEDKDKLGIENIKKEKVISNDVQEGCTVFIKNVPFDADDADLRKVCRKFGLVNYAIINREAVSGHSRGTAFVKFKAKESADLCLQAGTEFTLMDEVLDPHPALSRDELKSKQSRESKDDDTGKDSRNLYLAREGLIMSGSKAADGVTASDMTKRHELEQMKTQVLKNLNRFVSRNRLSIHNLPYNYDDEKLKQMAQTYTGFRPHECRVMREHKITPEHPHGKSKGFGFISFETHQRALAALRKLNNNPNIFGAQHRPIVAFSIEDRAVHKIKEKRDERSKQNNPTYQTKLQQKKERRQQQRNGQQTKEKPPQSDNKTKLQKHIKKLEATRAARTEGKEKEEQQLTDDQDFVGAAAKPGTALRMRSKKKIMEQAQEHMKRVKTEKRKTKNKKIRETHLAERRADNRPKQGRKKEIDDLKPLIDKYKKMITGNQDGGGVKGILGGKIKKPKRTKWYAE; encoded by the exons ATGGagctaaaaaaaatgaaagctATCAAGGATACCACGGATGAATCTACAAGAGAAGCAGGCGAGGATAAGTCCAAGAAACGTCGCAATCCATTCAATACACAGCGCCTGAAGGAAGAGAAGGAACGGAGGCAGAAGAAGCGTGCTCGTCTCATTGTTCGAAACATTAGCTACAAGTCCACGGATGCCTCGCTGCGGGAATACTTTTCCAAATGGGGGACGCTGGAGGATGTAAACATATTAAAAAGAGGCGACGGCAAGCTGGTCGGCTGTGCCTTTGTCCAATACGAGACCATAAACCAGGCCACAAAGGCTATACTGAAAACCAACGGAAAAGATCTGCAGggaagaaaaatatttgtggaCTGGGCGTTGGGCAAAAATGAGTATTCGGCCAAGAACCCCAAGGATGAGGAGCCGGAAGAGAAGAAGCCAAAGGTGGAAATTAAAGATGAAAGCGGAGAGGAGCCCATAGTGGAAACTAACGAACATGCCGCCAGTAAGGATGGAAGTGAAGATGCTGAAGAAGCATCGGACTCCGCCTCAAATGAAGGTGAAGAAGATAGTGAAGGGTCCGATGGAGATGACGATGAAGATGACAGTGACGATGACAAAGATCAAAAAGAAGACAAAGATAAACTGGgcattgaaaatattaaaaaggaaaaagtaaTATCCAACGATGTCCAAGAAGGTTGCACAGTTTTCATCAAGAATGTCCCATTCGATGCCGACGACGCAGACCTGCGAAAGGTGTGCCGTAAATTTGGCCTGGTCAACTATGCCATTATCAATCGGGAGGCTGTTTCCGGTCACTCCCGGGGCACAGCGTTTGTCAAATTCAAGGCTAAAGAATCCGCAGATCTATGCCTGCAGGCAGGGACAGAGTTCACGCTGATGGATGAGGTGCTGGATCCACATCCAGCTCTAAGCAGAGATGAATTGAAGTCGAAGCAGTCACGGGAAAGCAAGGATGATGACACTGGAAAGGATTCGAGAAATTTGTATCTGGCCAGAGAAGGCCTCATCATGTCTGGATCTAAGGCTGCCGATGGTGTTACTGCTTCGGACATGACAAAGCGCCATGAGTTGGAGCAGATGAAGACTCAAGTGTTAAAGAACTTAAATCG ATTTGTTTCGCGGAATCGTTTGTCCATACACAATCTTCCCTATAACTATGACGACGAAAAGTTGAAGCAAATGGCTCAAACCTACACAGGCTTTCGCCCTCATGAATGTCGTGTAATGCGTGAGCACAAAATCACTCCAGAGCATCCACATGGCAAGTCCAAGGGCTTTGGTTTCATCTCCTTTGAGACACATCAAAGAGCATTGGCTGCACTGCGCAAACTGAACAACAACCCGAACATATTTGGCGCCCAAcat CGGCCCATTGTAGCTTTCAGTATAGAGGATCGTGCGGTTCacaaaatcaaagaaaaacgCGACGAGCGGTCCAAACAGAATAATCCCACCTATCAGACGAAACTGCAGCAGAAGAAAGAGCgtcgtcagcagcagcggaacgGTCAGCAGACCAAAGAAAAGCCTCCCCAATCggacaacaaaacgaaactgCAGAAGCACATCAAGAAACTGGAGGCCACGCGGGCGGCTAGAACTGAGGGtaaggagaaggaggaacaACAGCTCACCGATGACCAAGACTTTGTGGGGGCGGCCGCCAAACCGGGAACTGCGTTGCGTATGCGCTCCAAGAAAAAGATCATGGAACAAGCCCAGGAGCACATGAAGCGCGTGAAAACTGAGAAACGCAAGACCAAGAACAAAAAGATACGAGAAACCCACCTGGCGGAGCGAAGGGCTGATAATCGGCCCAAGCAGGGACGCAAAAAGGAGATTGATGACCTGAAGCCCCTAATTGATAAGTATAAGAAAATGATTACTGGCAACCAGGATGGCGGTGGTGTTAAGGGTATCTTGGGTGGTAAAATTAAGAAACCTAAGCGCACAAAGTGGTACGCAGAATAA
- the GstE14 gene encoding glutathione S-transferase E14 isoform X1 — MSDPKPILYYDDRSPPVRSCLILIRLLAIDVELRFVDLFMGAQFEKAFLSVNPQHSVPVLVHDELVLTDSHAILIHLAEKFDVAGTLWPKEHDARIQVLNRMLFECSFLFRRDSDFMSEIVRRGFANVDVAHHERKLTEAYGIMEQYLERHDYMAGDQLTLADISIVTTLSTVNLMFRLSHWPRLERWFAAMQQLDAYAANCTGLEKLRQTIQRIGDFQFPACGLEINDH; from the exons ATGTCTGATCCCAAGCCCATTCTGTACTACGACGATCGCAGCCCGCCGGTACGCAGTTGTTTGATTCTCATTAGGCTGTTGGCCATTGACGTCGAGCTCCGTTTCGTGGATCTCTTCATGGGAGCTCAATTCGAGAAAGCGTTCTTATCC GTGAATCCCCAGCACTCTGTTCCTGTACTGGTCCACGACGAACTTGTGCTGACCGACAGCCATGCCATACTCATCCATCTGGCTGAAAAGTTTGATGTCGCTGGCACACTCTGGCCGAAGGAGCACGATGCCCGCATTCAGGTGCTAAATCGGATGCTTTTCGAATGTTCATTCCTATTCCGCCGTGATAGTGATTTCATG TCGGAAATTGTTCGCAGGGGATTTGCCAATGTGGATGTGGCCCATCACGAACGGAAGCTGACCGAGGCCTACGGCATCATGGAGCAGTATCTGGAAAGGCACGACTATATGGCTGGCGACCAG CTGACACTCGCTGATATATCCATTGTGACCACATTGAGCACGGTGAATCTCATGTTTCGCCTGTCGCATTGGCCACGGCTGGAGCGCTGGTTTGCCGCAATGCAGCAACTGGACGCCTATGCGGCGAACTGCACGGGATTGGAAAAGCTGCGTCAGACCATCCAGCGGATCGGCGACTTCCAGTTCCCCGCCTGTGGACTAGAAATTAATGACCATTAA
- the ND-19 gene encoding NADH dehydrogenase [ubiquinone] 1 alpha subcomplex subunit 8: MVITNNTTLPEEAELNVQELNLSSAAMRAGAFHLGKQCEQENNEFMLCRQELDDPRACLGEGKAVTSCALNFFRKVKKTCHEEFMQYATCLDKSSGTMAFAQCRKTQGVFDKCVKDNFDWERPSYGYFSRAKVIQSAREAPKKEEIKSYPDATPGLPEDYPKPPAKYGSRFHWLE; the protein is encoded by the exons ATGGTCATAACCAACAACACAACGCTGCCAGAGGAGGCTGAGCTCAATGTTCAGGAGCTGAATCTTTCTTCAGCGGCTATGCGTGCGGGTGCCTTCCACTTAGGCAAGCAATGCGAGCAGGAAAATAAT GAGTTTATGTTGTGCAGGCAAGAGCTGGACGATCCGCGTGCCTGCTTGGGGGAGGGAAAGGCGGTTACCAGTTGCGCCCTGAACTTCTTCCGCAAGGTGAAGAAGACCTGCCATGAGGAGTTTATGCAGTACGCCACTTGCCTGGACAAGAGCAGTGGTACAATGGCATTTGCACA GTGCCGCAAGACCCAAGGTGTGTTTGACAAGTGTGTTAAGGATAACTTTGACTGGGAGCGCCCTTCTTATGGCTACTTTTCCAGGGCCAAG GTCATTCAATCTGCACGCGAGGCTCCCAAGAAGGAGGAGATCAAATCGTATCCGGATGCCACCCCCGGCTTGCCCGAAGATTACCCCAAGCCTCCAGCCAAGTACGGTTCTCGCTTCCACTGGCTGGAGTAG
- the GstE14 gene encoding glutathione S-transferase E14 isoform X2: protein MSDPKPILYYDDRSPPVNPQHSVPVLVHDELVLTDSHAILIHLAEKFDVAGTLWPKEHDARIQVLNRMLFECSFLFRRDSDFMSEIVRRGFANVDVAHHERKLTEAYGIMEQYLERHDYMAGDQLTLADISIVTTLSTVNLMFRLSHWPRLERWFAAMQQLDAYAANCTGLEKLRQTIQRIGDFQFPACGLEINDH from the exons ATGTCTGATCCCAAGCCCATTCTGTACTACGACGATCGCAGCCCGCCG GTGAATCCCCAGCACTCTGTTCCTGTACTGGTCCACGACGAACTTGTGCTGACCGACAGCCATGCCATACTCATCCATCTGGCTGAAAAGTTTGATGTCGCTGGCACACTCTGGCCGAAGGAGCACGATGCCCGCATTCAGGTGCTAAATCGGATGCTTTTCGAATGTTCATTCCTATTCCGCCGTGATAGTGATTTCATG TCGGAAATTGTTCGCAGGGGATTTGCCAATGTGGATGTGGCCCATCACGAACGGAAGCTGACCGAGGCCTACGGCATCATGGAGCAGTATCTGGAAAGGCACGACTATATGGCTGGCGACCAG CTGACACTCGCTGATATATCCATTGTGACCACATTGAGCACGGTGAATCTCATGTTTCGCCTGTCGCATTGGCCACGGCTGGAGCGCTGGTTTGCCGCAATGCAGCAACTGGACGCCTATGCGGCGAACTGCACGGGATTGGAAAAGCTGCGTCAGACCATCCAGCGGATCGGCGACTTCCAGTTCCCCGCCTGTGGACTAGAAATTAATGACCATTAA